A single Lolium perenne isolate Kyuss_39 chromosome 6, Kyuss_2.0, whole genome shotgun sequence DNA region contains:
- the LOC127306470 gene encoding uncharacterized protein codes for MSLSPTCAAEAGLVAMDCVVVCCCCPCLVLQITVFLFVRLPRKVVVKSKRIILRRWHKRRSSAAAKRGRSRSVSSSGMRSLQELLDGDFEATFRNFHGGECSDSDDSWKERCFAMDDDGRDGGGWKERCFAVDDDDGDAVWEELVQQEGLFWFGSFWGRTEQGDPVSAEDKMYAGLSLPVVLERVCDD; via the coding sequence atgTCGCTGTCGCCAACGTGCGCGGCAGAGGCCGGGCTGGTGGCCATGGACTGCGTGgtggtgtgctgctgctgcccgtGCCTGGTGCTGCAGATCACCGTGTTCCTCTTCGTCCGGCTGCCCAGGAAGGTGGTGGTCAAGTCCAAGAGGATCATCCTCAGGAGATGGCACAAGAGGAGATCGTCAGCCGCGGCGAAGAGGGGTCGCTCCCGAAGCGTCTCGTCGTCTGGCATGAGGAGCCTCCAGGAGCTACTGGACGGCGATTTTGAAGCCACGTTCAGGAATTTCCACGGAGGGGAGTGCAGCGACAGCGACGATAGCTGGAAAGAGAGGTGCTTCGCCATGGACGACGATGGCAGAGACGGCGGCGGCTGGAAAGAGAGATgcttcgccgtcgacgacgacgacggcgacgccgTGTGGGAGGAGCTGGTGCAGCAGGAGGGGCTCTTCTGGTTCGGGAGCTTCTGGGGCCGGACCGAGCAGGGGGATCCGGTGTCTGCGGAGGACAAGATGTACGCAGGCCTGAGCTTGCCGGTTGTCCTAGAGAGAGTGTGCGACGACTAG
- the LOC127306468 gene encoding ATP synthase subunit O, mitochondrial — MAAARHLRSGLPLLQAHLAAAESAAVAQVSRGLATQASKPSQKQIKVPEALYGGTGNYASALFLAAAKANSLDKVESEIRDIVAATKKSPMFSQFLKDSSVPKETRVKAVTDIFSEAGFSDVTKNFLLVLASNGRLKFVERIADRFVDLTMAHKGEVKVVVRTVVPLPEKEEKELKETLQDILGKDKTILVEQKIDYSIMGGLVIEFGQKVFDMSIKTRAKQMESFLRQPVDF, encoded by the exons atggcggcggcgcggcaccTCAGATCCGGCCTCCCCCTCCTCCAAGCCCACCTCGCGGCCGCCGAATCCGCCGCCGTCGCTCAG GTGTCAAGGGGGCTCGCGACGCAGGCGTCGAAGCCTTCCCAGAAGCAGATCAAG GTTCCAGAGGCTCTGTATGGCGGTACTGGCAACTACGCCAGTGCGCTGTTCCTTGCAGCAGCCAAAGCAAATTCGCTGGACAAAGTTGAATCTGAGATCCGCGATATCGTGGCGGCAACCAAGAAGAGCCCTATGTTTTCTCAGTTCTTGAAGGACTCGTCTGTGCCCAAAGAAACCAGGGTGAAGGCTGTAACTGATATTTTCTCTGAAGCTGGGTTTTCTGACGTCACAAAGAATTTCTTGC TGGTACTGGCATCCAATGGAAGACTGAAGTTTGTTGAGCGCATTGCGGATAGATTTGTTGATTTGACCATGGCACATAAGGGGGAGGTTAAAGTTGTTGTCAGGACTGTTGTT CCACTTCCTGAGAAGGAGGAGAAAGAACTCAAGGAGACCTTGCAAGATATCCTTGGAAAAGACAAAACTATCTTGGTTGAACAGAAG ATTGACTACAGCATTATGGGAGGACTAGTGATTGAATTTGGGCAGAAGGTGTTTGATATGTCGATCAAGACCAGGGCGAAGCAAATGGAGTCTTTCTTGAGGCAGCCCGTTGATTTCTAA